The genomic region CCTTGAGCGGAGCGGGGATGGGGTCGAGCTGGTTTGCCGTGGTGATGAACATCACGTTGGTAAGGTCGAATGGGACGTCCAGGTAGTGGTCCGTGAAGGAGAAGTTCTGCTCGGGGTCGAGCACCTCGAGGAGCGCGCTCGCCGGGTCTCCGCGGAAATCCGCGCCGATCTTGTCCACCTCATCCAGCATGAAGACAGGGTTGTTGGAGCCCGCCCGGTTGATCTCCTGGATGATGCGTCCAGGAAGGGCGCCGATGTAGGTGCGCCGGTGCCCCCTGATCTCCGCCTCGTCGCGCATGCCACCCAGAGAGATTCTGATGAACTTGCGCCCCAGGGTCCGTGCGATGGACTTGCCGAGGCTGGTCTTGCCGACGCCCGGAGGGCCCACGAAGCAGAGGATCGGTCCCTTCATCTTGTCCTTTAGCGACCGCACCGCCAGATACTCGAGGATGCGTTCCTTCACCTTTTTCAGGTCGTAGTGATCCTCGTTGAGGACGGTCTCGGCCTGGTTGATGTCGCGGTTGTCCGGGGTGCTGATCTGCCAGGGGATGGTGGTCAGGTAGTCGAGGTAGGTGCGGGAGACGGTGTACTCGGGGGAGGCCGGGTTGATCCGCTCCAGCCTGCGCATCTCCTTTTCAGCGATCTTGCGCACGTCTTCGGGCATATGCGCGCTTTCGACCTTCGACCTCAGTTCGTTCGTCTCGCCCAGCCGGGAGTCCTCCTCCCCCAGCTCCTCCTGGATCTGCTTCATCTGCTCGCGCAGCAGGAATTCCTTCTGGCTTTTCCCAACCTTCTTGGTGACCTCGGCCTGCACCTCGCCCTTGATCTGCAGGCGCTGTACCTCGTTGGTCAGGTGCATGTAGACCTTTTTCAGCCGCTCCAGGGGATCTATGGTTTCGAGGAGTTTTTGCAGTTCGTCGATGGGGAGGTTAAGGTAGAGAGCCACCAGGTCGGATAGGCGCGCCGGGTTGTCGATGAAGTCGATCATCTTCATCACGTCATCGGGAAGGGGGCGGCCGTAGGAGAGGGCGATCTTCAAAAGCGCGTTGAGGCTCCCGACGAGCGCCTCGGAAACCATGGACTTCTCTGCGAATTCGCGCACCGGCTCCAGCCGGGAGAGCGCCACCGGCGTCTGCTGCACGATGGCCAGCAACCGGACCCTGATCACCCCTTCCAGCACGACCTTGGCTCCGCCGCCGGCGAGCTTGTTGATCTGCATCACCTTGCAGAGCGTGCCGATCTCGTGTAGCGCCGGGAACAGCTCCCCGGTCGGCTCTTCCCGCAGCTTGACCAGTGCCACCAGGTTGTTGAACAGCACCGCCTCCTCGAAGGGAGGCATGTCCTCCTGCTTCAGGAAGATGGTGAAGACCATGTACGGGAAGGCGATGATCTCCCGCAACGGGTAGAGCGGGACAATCTCCGGCATATTAATGGTGATGTTCTCTGTCATGGCGGTTTCCAGGTGCTTTTGTTAGGGTTTTTGAAACTTTAATAGAGTACTGGAACCCTTTGCCCTGTCAACCGCAAGCGCCGTTTACGCCGCCTCCCAAGCCTGGTACAGCGAGGCGATCTCATCGGTCAGCAGGGCGTGCCGCTCGCCCGCCACCCGCGCCGCTTCATGGTCCGAGAAGAACTCCGGCGCGGCCATCGCCTGCTCCAGTTCGGCCAGTTCCCCCTCCTTCGCGGCGATCTTCTGTTCCAGCTCCGCCTGCTTGCGCTCGCGGGCACGCTCTTCCTTCTGGCGCTGCTTGTCCTGCTCGCGTTGCTGCTGCCGCGACAGCCGGTCCCCACCGGCGCCGGCGTCGGCGAAGTCGGTCATCTTCATTTCGACTGGGGACGGGGTGAGGCGCCCTCCGCCGTCGGGAGCCGATGCCGGAGCCATCCCGGAGGTCTTCTCCAGGTAGTATTCGTAGTCGCCGTAGAAGCTTTCCAGCTTCCCCCCGCCGACCTCGACCACCCTGGTGGCGAGGCCGTCAATGAAGTGGCGGTCGTGGGAGACGAAGACCACGGTGCCGGGGAAATTCTTGAGCGCCTCCAGGAGCACTTCCTTGCTGAAGAGGTCGAGGTGGTTGGTCGGTTCG from Citrifermentans bremense harbors:
- the lon gene encoding endopeptidase La; this translates as MTENITINMPEIVPLYPLREIIAFPYMVFTIFLKQEDMPPFEEAVLFNNLVALVKLREEPTGELFPALHEIGTLCKVMQINKLAGGGAKVVLEGVIRVRLLAIVQQTPVALSRLEPVREFAEKSMVSEALVGSLNALLKIALSYGRPLPDDVMKMIDFIDNPARLSDLVALYLNLPIDELQKLLETIDPLERLKKVYMHLTNEVQRLQIKGEVQAEVTKKVGKSQKEFLLREQMKQIQEELGEEDSRLGETNELRSKVESAHMPEDVRKIAEKEMRRLERINPASPEYTVSRTYLDYLTTIPWQISTPDNRDINQAETVLNEDHYDLKKVKERILEYLAVRSLKDKMKGPILCFVGPPGVGKTSLGKSIARTLGRKFIRISLGGMRDEAEIRGHRRTYIGALPGRIIQEINRAGSNNPVFMLDEVDKIGADFRGDPASALLEVLDPEQNFSFTDHYLDVPFDLTNVMFITTANQLDPIPAPLKDRMEVITLSGYTDEEKLNIAKTYLVAREVEENGLASMAPRFTDEAIYRVTHDYTREAGVRNLQRNIASICRKIAKEVAQGKKVRAMVDPDTVSELLGAPKFFDEVASEKDRVGVATGLAWTESGGDIIFVEATKMKGKEDLILTGSLGEVMKESVRAALSFVKANCAELGIDKKMFDETTLHIHVPAGSIPKDGPSAGITMATAIVSLFSGRAARRDVAMTGEMSLTGRVLAIGGLKEKVLAARRAGVKKVLAPAKNKKDLEDIPENVKKELEFFFVEDIREVFVQALNPASPAPTPAAAARTPAGAPPPQ